A window of Lodderomyces beijingensis strain CBS 14171 genome assembly, chromosome: 1 contains these coding sequences:
- a CDS encoding 60S ribosomal protein eL34, producing the protein MAQRVTYRRRNPYNTRSNKIKVVKTPGGKLVAQHVKKAASRVKCGDCGSALAGISTLRPREFAQVSKTHKTVQRAYGGSRCANCVKDRIVRAFLIEEQKIVKRVVKEKQEKEKKASTKKVSKK; encoded by the exons ATGGCTCAACGTGTCACAtatagaagaagaaacccaT ACAACACCAGatcaaacaagatcaaggtCGTCAAGACCCCAGGTGGAAAATTAGTTGCTCAACACGTCAAGAAGGCTGCTTCAAGAGTCAAATGTGGTGACTGTGGGTCAGCTTTGGCTGGTATCTCCACTTTGAGACCAAGAgaatttgctcaagtttcaaaaacacacaAGACTGTGCAGAGAGCTTACGGTGGCTCAAGATGCGCCAACTGTGTCAAGGACAGAATCGTCAGAGCTttcttgattgaagaacaaaagaTTGTCAAGAGAGTGGTGaaggaaaagcaagaaaaagagaagaaggcTTCTACCAAGAAAGTTTCTAAAAAGTAA